In Oryza sativa Japonica Group chromosome 11, ASM3414082v1, the following are encoded in one genomic region:
- the LOC4350197 gene encoding tubulin alpha-2 chain, with product MRECISIHIGQAGIQVGNACWELYCLEHGIQPDGQMPGDKTVGGGDDAFNTFFSETGAGKHVPRAVFVDLEPTVIDEVRTGDYRQLFHPEQLISGKEDAANNFARGHYTIGKEIVDLCLDRIRKLADNCTGLQGFLVFNAVGGGTGSGLGSLLLERLSVDYGKKSKLGFTVYPSPQVSTSVVEPYNSVLSTHSLLEHTDVAVLLDNEAIYDICRRSLDIERPTYTNLNRLVSQVISSLTASLRFDGALNVDVNEFQTNLVPYPRIHFMLSSYAPVISAEKAYHEQLSVAEITNSAFEPSSMMAKCDPRHGKYMACCLMYRGDVVPKDVNAAVATIKTKRTIQFVDWCPTGFKCGINYQPPSVVPGGDLAKVQRAVCMISNSTSVVEVFSRIDIKFDLMYSKRAFVHWYVGEGMEEGEFSEAREDLAALEKDYEEVGSEFDDGDEGDEGDEY from the exons atgaggGAGTGCATCTCGATCCACATCGGGCAGGCCGGTATCCAGGTCGGGAACGCGTGCTGGGAGCTCTATTGCCTCGAGCATGGCATCCAg CCTGATGGACAGATGCCCGGTGACAAGACCGTTGGGGGAGGTGATGATGCTTTTAACACCTTCTTCAGTGAGACTGGTGCTGGGAAGCATGTCCCCCGTGCTGTCTTCGTCGATCTTGAGCCTACCGTGATTGATGAGGTGAGGACTGGTGACTACCGCCAGCTCTTCCACCCTGAGCAGCTCATCAGTGGCAAGGAGGATGCAGCCAACAACTTTGCCCGTGGTCACTACACCA TTGGCAAGGAGATTGTTGATCTGTGCCTTGACCGCATCAGGAAGCTTGCCGACAACTGCACTGGTCTCCAGGGCTTCCTTGTGTTCAACGCTGTTGGAGGAGGAACGGGCTCCGGTCTCGGTTCCCTTCTCCTTGAGCGTCTCTCTGTGGACTATGGCAAGAAGTCCAAGCTCGGGTTCACCGTGTACCCGTCCCCTCAGGTCTCCACCTCTGTGGTTGAGCCATACAACAGTGTCCTCTCCACCCACTCCCTCCTTGAGCACACCGATGTCGCTGTCCTGCTCGACAATGAGGCCATCTATGACATCTGCCGCCGCTCCCTCGACATTGAGCGCCCAACCTACACCAACCTCAACAGGCTTGTGTCCCAG GTCATCTCCTCACTGACTGCCTCCCTGAGGTTCGATGGTGCTCTGAATGTGGATGTCAACGAGTTCCAAACCAACCTGGTGCCCTACCCGAGGATCCACTTCATGCTTTCCTCCTACGCCCCGGTGATCTCGGCCGAGAAGGCCTACCACGAGCAGCTCTCCGTGGCGGAGATCACCAACAGCGCCTTCGAGCCGTCCTCCATGATGGCCAAGTGCGACCCGCGCCACGGCAAGTACATGGCGTGCTGCCTGATGTACCGCGGCGACGTGGTCCCCAAGGACGTGAACGCCGCGGTGGCCACCATCAAGACGAAGCGCACCATCCAGTTCGTGGACTGGTGCCCCACGGGGTTCAAGTGCGGCATCAACTACCAGCCGCCCAGCGTCGTCCCGGGGGGAGACCTGGCCAAGGTGCAGAGGGCCGTGTGCATGATCTCCAACTCCACCAGCGTCGTCGAGGTGTTCTCCCGCATCGACATCAAGTTCGACCTCATGTACTCCAAGCGCGCCTTCGTCCACTGGTACGTCGGCGAGGGCATGGAGGAGGGGGAGTTCTCCGAGGCCCGCGAGGACCTCGCCGCGCTGGAGAAGGACTACGAGGAGGTCGGCTCCGAGTTCGACGATGGTGACGAGGGTGATGAGGGTGACGAGTACTAG
- the LOC4350199 gene encoding uncharacterized protein codes for MMPRMSKPAPASSASKPRRRASPSPSPSPGTAPKTAKNAVAGAGGGGQRRRSPLTDLNSGDASAARGGCFRFLVSSASSGSRSRTPVASPKVKKPRPEIGRRGRVVAAADQESRTRVVEKMMTRGRAETETARKHAPPPRGLPLLGEALTPQRKADAGATPAVSGATPPIHASISPEVLACGSATPACFAAGHHVVPGVADRRKCRPRGILAIAGEGASEELDPDPSRASIHWLSSPSGEVPGTCSTKCTNEASVNWLPSPREERGVDLLGDEIFVPRCSLEDAFWQISPKSTGLLSSPVLNGLLDLGTPASELSETTPSSGFLPLQKTPSTGDSLSPFSLIVKRASQSLSSRGLKSLCSQQGPGSCSYGSAADPTAISGESWSSKCSGLTRTCSRPLTKMDPVVECLEMMALSPRPGDADYCGNGALPAPLPDLSFQFAGAPMSLESIDLTSFKRSPCGIELKGEKSASFQKPVLADPRISWREGLVSRMFDMGDLDCCKWWSDDEDGPVFQGNEEALRDTELQSVIPSCLQECGDQTAAACGFGSVEFSCSGGGGEMCNDSKPSSNPVSVAESMRAEGFELVSSDDSDWTLFYKNGLFES; via the coding sequence ATGATGCCGAGGATGTCCAAGCCAgcgcccgcctcctccgcgtccaagccgaggaggagggcctccccttccccgtcCCCCTCCCCCGGGACGGCGCCCAAGACCGCCAAGAATGCTGTCGCTGGTGCTGGTGGTGGCGGCCAGCGTCGCCGTAGCCCGCTCACCGATCTCAACTCCGGTgacgcctccgccgcgcggGGCGGGTGCTTCAGGTTCCTCGTGTCGTCCGCGTCGTCCGGGTCCAGGTCGAGGACCCCCGTGGCGTCCCCCAAGGTGAAGAAGCCCCGCCCGGAGATCGGGCGGCGAGGCCgggtggtggcggccgcggaTCAGGAGTCGAGGACCCGGGTGGTGGAGAAGATGATGACGAGGGGGAgggcggagacggagacggcgaggaagcatgcgccgccgccgagggggCTGCCGCTTCTTGGCGAGGCCCTGACGCCGCAGAGGAAGGCGGACGCGGGGGCCACGCCGGCGGTGTCCGGGGCGACGCCGCCGATCCACGCGTCGATCTCGCCCGAGGTGCTGGCGTGCGGGTCCGCCACGCCGGCGTGCTTCGCGGCGGGGCACCACGTCGTGCCTggggtcgccgaccgccgcaaGTGCCGGCCCAGGGGCATCCTGGCCATCGCCGGGGAAGGGGCGAGCGAGGAGCTCGACCCCGACCCGTCCAGGGCGTCGATCCACTGGCTGTCCTCACCGTCGGGGGAGGTGCCCGGAACGTGCTCGACGAAATGCACCAACGAGGCATCCGTCAACTGGCTACCGTCGCCGCGCGAGGAGCGCGGCGTGGATCTTCTCGGCGATGAGATCTTTGTCCCGAGGTGCTCTTTGGAGGATGCGTTCTGGCAAATCTCCCCCAAATCCACGGGGCTGTTGAGCTCACCTGTGCTCAATGGTCTATTGGACCTTGGCACGCCGGCATCGGAATTGTCCGAGACGACACCGTCATCAGGATTTCTTCCCCTGCAGAAGACGCCAAGCACCGGTGACAGCCTTAGTCCCTTCTCACTCATTGTGAAGAGGGCATCACAATCACTGTCCTCTAGAGGACTGAAGTCCTTGTGTTCCCAGCAAGGACCAGGCAGCTGCAGCTATGGCTCGGCAGCTGATCCGACAGCGATCTCCGGTGAGTCATGGAGCAGCAAGTGCTCAGGGCTGACGAGGACTTGCAGTCGCCCTTTGACGAAAATGGATCCGGTGGTCGAATGTCTCGAGATGATGGCTCTGTCCCCAAGGCCCGGGGATGCCGATTATTGCGGAAATGGTGCCTTGCCTGCACCATTGCCTGACCTTAGCTTCCAGTTTGCAGGTGCTCCAATGTCTCTGGAATCCATAGACTTGACCTCTTTTAAGAGATCACCTTGTGGCATAGAATTGAAGGGGGAGAAGAGTGCAAGTTTTCAGAAACCGGTCCTTGCGGACCCCCGGATCTCTTGGCGAGAAGGGCTGGTTAGCAGGATGTTTGACATGGGTGATCTGGACTGCTGCAAGTGGTggtctgatgatgaggatgggCCAGTTTTTCAAGGCAATGAAGAGGCTTTGCGCGATACCGAGCTTCAGTCAGTCATCCCTTCTTGCCTGCAGGAATGTGGCGACCAAACGGCTGCAGCATGTGGCTTTGGATCGGTTGAGTTCAGttgtagtggtggtggtggtgaaatGTGTAATGACAGTAAGCCTTCTTCAAACCCAGTTTCAGTTGCAGAGTCAATGAGAGCAGAAGGATTCGAGCTCGTGTCGTCCGACGACTCGGATTGGACTCTCTTCTACAAGAATGGCTTGTTTGAGTCATGA
- the LOC4350198 gene encoding uncharacterized protein, whose translation MMMVASRLRFHQLRLIGVRPTCCSPSRDFAAVRTQKLQLAKKKRRLDEVCLERFQQYSRTYIQSWILQGKVLVDGRVVNKAGTQVSDKSIIEIKAEIPKYVCRAGHKLEAAIKEFGIDCDEKVALDSGLSTGGFTDCLLQHGASHVYGVDVGYGQVAEKIRVHERVSVIERTNLRYLTELPQLVDLVTLDLSFISILLVMPAVVKVMKTDSTLITLIKPQFEARRSQVGGGGIVRDPLVHKEVLDRIISGVEQFGFCNKGWIESPIKGAEGNKEFLACFHRIPVQELQPEEAKST comes from the exons atgATGATGGTGGCTTCCAGGCTCCGATTCCACCAGC TTAGGCTGATTGGGGTCAGGCCGACCTGCTGCTCTCCGTCCCGGGATTTCGCGGCGGTGAGAACCCAAAAGCTTCAGCTCGCCAAGAA GAAAAGACGATTGGATGAAGTGTGCCTTGAGAGATTTCAACAGTATAGCAGGACGTACATCCAATCATGGATTCTTCAGG GTAAGGTCCTTGTGGATGGAAGGGTTGTGAATAAAGCTGGAACACAAGTATCTGACAAGTCGATCATAGAAATCAAGGCTGAAATTCCAAAATATGTATGTAG AGCTGGTCATAAGCTTGAGGCGGCTATCAAAGAATTTGGTATTGACTGTGATGAAAAGGTAGCCCTTGATTCAGGGTTATCCACTGGCGGTTTTACTGACTGTTTACTCCAACATGGGGCATCACATGTATATGGTGTTGATGTTGGCTATGGACAG GTGGCTGAAAAAATTCGAGTGCATGAACGTGTTTCAGTAATTGAACGTACAAATTTAAGATATCTTACTGAACTGCCACAGCTGGTTGACTTGGTGACCCTGGATCTGTCATTCATCTCAATTCTCTTG GTTATGCCTGCTGTAGTCAAAGTAATGAAGACAGACTCGACATTGATTACACTTATCAAACCTCAATTTGAAGCTCGTCGATCTCAG GTAGGAGGTGGTGGGATTGTTCGGGACCCTCTGGTTCATAAAGAG GTGCTAGATAGGATAATTTCAGGCGTAGAGCAGTTTGGATTCTGCAACAAGGGCTGGATTGAATCTCCGATAAAGGGCGCGGAAGGGAACAAAGAGTTTCTTGCTTGCTTCCATAGGATCCCAGTGCAAGAATTGCAGCCGGAGGAAGCAAAGTCAACATGA